A stretch of DNA from Limisphaera ngatamarikiensis:
AAGAACATCCTCATCGCGTTTGAGGGTGACGTGAAACTCACCGACTTCGGGATCGCGAAGGCCCGCGGCTACCTGACCGATCAGGAGGGTGAGGTCATCGCCGGCAAGGCCGATTTTATGAGCCCCGAACAGGCCAGTTTCCAGAAGACGGACAAGCGTTCCGACCTCTTTTCCGCCGGGATCGTGCTGGCCCATCTTCTGCTGGGGTACAACATCTTCAAGGCGGCCACGCCAGAGGAATCCCGGCAGCGGGTTCTGCAACTGCCCATACCGGACTTCCGAACCCTGGACGAGCGCATTGACGACCGGCTCAACGCCATCCTTCACAAGGCCCTGGCCCGGGACCTGCGGCAGCGGTACGGGTCCGCCGACGAACTCCTCTACGACCTGGAGCACTACATCTACCATGCGGGTTACGGCCCGACCAACGAAACCCTGGGCCGGTATATCCGCGAGTTGTTTGACGGCTCTCCTGCTGCACCCGCGCCGTCCCCGTGGATGGAGAAGAGCACCGGGATGATGCTCCGGGCCGAACACCTTTCACGACCGCACTGAGTGCACAAGATGACCCGCAAATCCAAGAACGTTCGTCCCCGGCGGGTGCGCATCGGCCTGATCCAGGCCGCTGCGACCCCGGATCCCGATGAAAACCTGCAGCGCACCCTGCGCGCCGCGCGACAAGCGGCCCGTCAGGGTGCCCGGATCATTTGCACGCAGGAACTGTTCCGTTCCGTCTATTTCTGCCAATGCGAGAACCACGACTTTTTCCGGCTGGCCGAACCCATTCCGGGCCCCACCACCCGCGCGTTTCAAAAGTTGGCTCGGGACGAGCAGGTGGTGGTCATTGCCTCGCTGTTCGAACGCCGTGCCCCGGGTCTCTATCACAACACCGCTGCGGTCATTGATGCCGACGGGTCCCTAGCCGGGATCTACCGCAAGATGCACATCCCGGACGATCCCCTGTACTATGAAAAGTTCTATTTCACCCCGGGGGACCTCGGCTTTCGCGCTTTTGCCACCCGGCATGCGCGTGTGGGCGTTCTGATCTGCTGGGACCAATGGTATCCGGAGGCCGCCCGACTCACCGCTCTGCAGGGTGCCGAGATCCTTTTCTATCCCACCGCCATCGGCTGGCATCCCTCGGAAAAGGCCGAGCATGGCCAAACGCAGCACGACGCCTGGGAGATCATCCAGCGCAGCCACGCCGTCGCCAACGGGTGTTATGTGGCTGCCGTCAACCGCGTGGGGCACGAGCGCCTCCCCGAAGCCCCCGGCGACGGCATCGAGTTTTGGGGGCAGAGCTTTGTTGCGGGTCCTTCCGGCGAAATCCTGGCAAGGGCCTCGGCCGACCGGGAAGAGATCCTGGTAACGGAGCTGGACCTTGACGCTTTGGACCTCACACGTACGCATTGGCCATTCCTGCGGGATCGACGGATCGACGCGTATGAGGGGTTGACCCGTCGATGGATCGACCCTTCAGCCCCTCCCGCCAGTCGCTGATACCGCACCATGGATGAGCCGCCCCCTGCGGCTTTGCCCTTGCCGCGTTTTCGCAGCCCCCTGCATCATGACCGGTGATGAACAAGGAACAAGTGGCGGCCATCCTCACCGAAATTGGGACCCTGCTGGAGCTCAAGGGGGAAAACCCGTTCAAAACGCGCGCCTATCTGAATGCCGCCCGGGCCATTGAGAGCCTGGATGAACCCCTCGAAAAGGTCGTCGCCGAGGGCCGTTTGGACCAGATCAAGGGCATCGGCGAGAGTCTCCGCGACAAGATCACGGAACTGGTGACCACGGGCCGGCTGGGCTACTATGAGGAGCTGAAGGCCTCCATCCCGCCCGGACTCATCGAGCTGCTCGAAATCCCCGGGCTCGGCCCCAAACGCATCCTCACCCTCAGGGAAAAACTCGGCATTGAGTCGGTGGATGCCCTTGAGAAAGCCTGTCGCGAGGGCAAGGTGGCCACGCTGCCCGGCTTCGGAGAAAAAACCCAGGCCAACCTGCTCGAGGGCATTGAGCGGCGCCGGAAATTCGCGTCCCAGCATCTCCTCATCGAGGTGTGGAGCGCCGCCGAGCCGTTGCTGGAGTTTCTGCGACAGCATCCCGACGTGATCCGTTGCAGCCCCGCTGGAAGCCTGCGCCGGAACAAGGAAGTCATCGGGGACCTGGACCTGCTTGCCTCCAGCAAAAATCCGAAGCAGGTCCTGGAGGATTTCACCCGGCAACCGGCCGTGACCAAGGTGCTGGCCAAGGGCGACACCAAGGCCAGCGTCCTGCTCGAAGGCGGTCTGCAGGCCGACCTGCGGGTTGTGGCCGACCGCGAGTTCCCCTTCGCGCAGATTTATTTCACCGGAAGCAAACAGCACAACATCGTCATGCGCCAGCGCGCCATCGAACGGGGTCTCCGCCTCAACGAATACGGCCTGTTCCGGTCCAAGGAGGAAACCCGCGATCCGAAACTTCTGATCCCCTGCAAGGACGAAGCCGAGGTGTTCCAGCAGCTCGGCCTCCACTACATCCCGCCCGAGCTCCGCGAAGACCTGGGCGAGTTTGAAGCCGCGGAAAAAGGCCCGATTCCACGCCTGCTCGAATGGACCGACCTCAAAGGTTCGCTCCACAACCACACCACCTGGAGCGACGGCCACATGACCCTTGAGGAAACCGTCCAACTGGCACGTTCCCTCGGCCTGGCCTACTGGGCCGTCACCGACCACTCCCGATCCTCCTTCCAGGCCAACGGGCTGGATCCCCAACGGCTGCGGCAACAAATCCGGGCCATCCGCGAGATCAACCAAAGGCTCGAAGACGAGGGCGCCGATTTCCATCTGCTGGCCGGCACGGAGGTGGATATTTTGCGCGACCGACTGGATTTCGACGATGATCTTCTGGCCGAACTGGATTTTGTGATTGCCAGCCTGCACGTCCCCGCCAACAACGAGGCCGAAAACACCAAACGGCTGATCCGCGCCGCCCAAAACCGGTTCGTCCATGCGCTCGGCCACCCCACCGGTCGACTGCTCCTTGAGCGCGACCCCTACCCTGTCAACCTCGACGCCGTGATCGAGGCCTGTGCCGAAACCGGCACCTGGATCGAACTCAACTGCAACCCCCACCGGTTCGACATGGACTGGCGCCACTGGCCGGCGGCACTTCGCAAAGGCGTCCGGTGCGTGCTCGGGCCCGATGCGCACCGGCGCGAGCACGTGGCATATCTGAAACTCGGGGTGGGCATCGCCCGTAAAGGGTGGCTTCAACCACGCGACGTCATCAACACCCTGCCCTGGCCACAACTCCTCAAGGCGCTGCAAAGGAAGCGGCAGAAGCTCTGAAGCCGAGCCCTGACAGGCTCCGACCCCGGGCCGGCCCTGCCGCACTCGCAAGGTCGGGCACCGTGTGCTGCGTCGCATTCAAGACCCGCCCCACCGCCCCCACCCCGGCCCGCCCGGTGCCAGAGAATGGCGCGACACTCACCCGTGGCGACGTTGTGCCGTCCTGATGCACAGCGGCCCCTCCCCTGCGCCGCTGTGTTTTGTGACTTCATGAGGGGACATCTCACGACCTTCTTCGCCCGGATCTTCCCGGGAATGACTCAGACGGCCGGGCTCCACGTTGTCAAAGGGGGTAAAGGGCGCGGGCTGAGGCGATGGGCAGCGGCTTCCACCCCATGCGCACAACGCCTCCTCATGCCGCCGGGCCGTCCGTGTCCGCCGCCGAATCGTCGGCCCTGATGGCCGAAGCTCCGGGCGTCTCCCTGAAAGCCTCCGTCGTCCGCCTCCTCAATGCCGCCCATGAAAATCCCGGTCCCGGGGAAAACCCGGGCCCTTCACGGCCCGCGGTAATTCTGTTGTCTGCCCGGGGAGGAGCTATGGCTCTGATTGGAAATCTAGCCGTGCAACGGACGCCGGTCGTGGTGGTTTACAGCGTGCCGTGTGGGAATCCCGCAAAACCGGAAAGCGCCCGGCTCAGAACGCGGTGCGACTCCGCGCTTGCAATGCCTCCCATTCGGCCGGTGTGTTGCAATTTCGAAGACATTCAGCCTCCGTGGCCCGGAGTGGCCAGGGCCGTATGGCACCCTCGGCCCGGCACCGTTCGGCAAACATTCGGGCTGCGGGACGGCATCGCGCCAAAAGATCGACTGCCAGACCATGACATCGTTTGGGGTAGACGGCCACGAGAGGTTCCCATGCGCCGCGCCAGACCGGCACCACCCCCGTCCTTTCGTCACAACGCCCCAGCAACCGCCGTAAAAAATCCGCGGTCAGCGCCGGCAAATCCACCGCCACCACCAGCACATGCTCCGTGGCGGCCGCATCGAGTGCCCGTTCAATCCCCGCCAGCGGTCCGGAGTCCGGGAACCGGTCCCGGAGGATCGGCGCGTCCAATCCCTCATACCGCGCATCGTCGCGGGCGGAAACAAACAGCTCCGCGGGCTCCACGGATCGGACCAGTGCCAACTGCCGCTCCAACAGTGTCCGGCCCTGCCAGATCAGCGTGGCCTTGTCGCGCCCCATGCGGGTGGACGCTCCACCCGCCAGGATCACGGCACTGAAGGCAAGCCGTGGTCTTGTGCCCTGTGAGCCCTGCGCTACGTCGCTGTGTCCCGGCGCAGCCATCCGCTTGTCAGGATGCGAGCCCGCAGCCCACCCCGGCCCCGCAACCACGCCTCCACCCGCTCATCGCCGAAGGCGCGGTTCATCCAGTAACAGGGCCGGCATTCTTCCACGCCAAAAAACCGCACTCCCTGCAGCTCGAATTCACGGCCGATCAGAGCGTTCAGATCCAATCCCTCCGTGATCACGTTGCGCCGGGTGGCCGCGGCGGGTGCCTCGTGCAAGCCCAGCTCACGCCTCATCGCTTCCAGGGTTTCCCAGGCGAAAAA
This window harbors:
- a CDS encoding serine/threonine-protein kinase — its product is MALFTIHADCRYEIVRKIAEGGMGIVYEAEQHGAHGFVKRVAIKVIRQQYARQPEFIANFIGEAKLVADLIHTNIVQTYHLGEAHGVYFIAMELIRGVNLEQFTQRHLECGRRLPRELAVFIVSRIARGLAYAHAKTDRDGRPLGIVHRDVSFKNILIAFEGDVKLTDFGIAKARGYLTDQEGEVIAGKADFMSPEQASFQKTDKRSDLFSAGIVLAHLLLGYNIFKAATPEESRQRVLQLPIPDFRTLDERIDDRLNAILHKALARDLRQRYGSADELLYDLEHYIYHAGYGPTNETLGRYIRELFDGSPAAPAPSPWMEKSTGMMLRAEHLSRPH
- a CDS encoding carbon-nitrogen hydrolase; the protein is MTRKSKNVRPRRVRIGLIQAAATPDPDENLQRTLRAARQAARQGARIICTQELFRSVYFCQCENHDFFRLAEPIPGPTTRAFQKLARDEQVVVIASLFERRAPGLYHNTAAVIDADGSLAGIYRKMHIPDDPLYYEKFYFTPGDLGFRAFATRHARVGVLICWDQWYPEAARLTALQGAEILFYPTAIGWHPSEKAEHGQTQHDAWEIIQRSHAVANGCYVAAVNRVGHERLPEAPGDGIEFWGQSFVAGPSGEILARASADREEILVTELDLDALDLTRTHWPFLRDRRIDAYEGLTRRWIDPSAPPASR
- the polX gene encoding DNA polymerase/3'-5' exonuclease PolX; this encodes MNKEQVAAILTEIGTLLELKGENPFKTRAYLNAARAIESLDEPLEKVVAEGRLDQIKGIGESLRDKITELVTTGRLGYYEELKASIPPGLIELLEIPGLGPKRILTLREKLGIESVDALEKACREGKVATLPGFGEKTQANLLEGIERRRKFASQHLLIEVWSAAEPLLEFLRQHPDVIRCSPAGSLRRNKEVIGDLDLLASSKNPKQVLEDFTRQPAVTKVLAKGDTKASVLLEGGLQADLRVVADREFPFAQIYFTGSKQHNIVMRQRAIERGLRLNEYGLFRSKEETRDPKLLIPCKDEAEVFQQLGLHYIPPELREDLGEFEAAEKGPIPRLLEWTDLKGSLHNHTTWSDGHMTLEETVQLARSLGLAYWAVTDHSRSSFQANGLDPQRLRQQIRAIREINQRLEDEGADFHLLAGTEVDILRDRLDFDDDLLAELDFVIASLHVPANNEAENTKRLIRAAQNRFVHALGHPTGRLLLERDPYPVNLDAVIEACAETGTWIELNCNPHRFDMDWRHWPAALRKGVRCVLGPDAHRREHVAYLKLGVGIARKGWLQPRDVINTLPWPQLLKALQRKRQKL
- the mobA gene encoding NTP transferase domain-containing protein, producing MILAGGASTRMGRDKATLIWQGRTLLERQLALVRSVEPAELFVSARDDARYEGLDAPILRDRFPDSGPLAGIERALDAAATEHVLVVAVDLPALTADFLRRLLGRCDERTGVVPVWRGAWEPLVAVYPKRCHGLAVDLLARCRPAARMFAERCRAEGAIRPWPLRATEAECLRNCNTPAEWEALQARSRTAF
- a CDS encoding MOSC domain-containing protein gives rise to the protein MARIRHLFISPGHNYFGHHGQPPGEHPIVEVEAVECVAGRGLRGDRFFDFKDDYKGQITFFAWETLEAMRRELGLHEAPAAATRRNVITEGLDLNALIGREFELQGVRFFGVEECRPCYWMNRAFGDERVEAWLRGRGGLRARILTSGWLRRDTAT